A genomic segment from Triplophysa dalaica isolate WHDGS20190420 chromosome 22, ASM1584641v1, whole genome shotgun sequence encodes:
- the LOC130411463 gene encoding acetyl-coenzyme A thioesterase has protein sequence MGSHGCVVGSCEKGQRIGSGPLEVQMCQSILPCHANHQGELGAGQLLKWMDTIACLAAERHAGTACVTASMDDIQFEETVRVGQVINIKARVNRAFTTSMEVGIYVTVQEVLNRVMKRVCAAFSTFVTKPRGTQKVTLRPLDLQDSAEEMLEHSLASERRRLRLYNEEAFINLMSDYYNLQEKGFVDISGLWNKKAIVPTVTTQLTRVESIELVLPPHANHHGNTFGGQIMAWMENVATVAASRLCGRYPSLGAVDMFRFRGPSSVGDRLVFKAMVNNAFQTSVEVGVRVEAYNCEEWNEGTPRHINSAFMIYYLPGPNGDRPTIPDVTYTTHDEERRFLGAIVRKRIRMARKHILYSRDEGPISVPWDRNNQVYLGYNNVAALTILAGKQDWEANNINERVGMYVHEEEDLLCIRVEMEVKTSAFRAFSHLADLRLRPCWDKNYLSCKEVEKADEEETVYHVKCATINGGKCRDFVFLLSKRQPCKDGDPYVIAIRSVTVATVPPEENSIRSEAKCAGFLINRVGHSTCKVSYYNQVTSGVLPYIEGNLAGWSKSMEDTAMSCISFLEKDLLTTVF, from the exons ATGGGCAGCCATGGTTGTGTGGTCGGATCTTGTGAGAAAGGACAAAGGATCGGGTCTGGCCCGTTAGAGGTGCAGATGTGCCAGTCCATTTTGCCCTGTCATGCCAACCACCAGGGTGAACTAGGTGCAGGACAGTTGTTAAAGTGGATGGACACCATTGCCTGTCTGGCAG CTGAAAGGCACGCGGGTACGGCATGTGTAACAGCTTCCATGGATGACATTCAGTTTGAAGAGACAGTGAG GGTTGGGCAGGTTATCAACATCAAAGCTAGAGTCAACAGAGCTTTCACCACCAGCATGGAg GTGGGCATCTATGTAACAGTGCAGGAGGTGCTGAACAGAGTCATGAAGAGGGTTTGCGCCGCTTTCTCCACGTTTGTCACCAAACCAAGAGGAACGCAGAAA GTGACTCTTAGACCGCTGGATCTTCAAGATTCTGCGGAGGAAATGCTTGAACATTCGCTGGCTTCAGAAAGACGCAGACTCCGTCTGTATAATGAGGAGGCCTTTATAAACCTTATGAGCGACTATTACAACCTTCAGGAAAAGG GATTTGTTGACATTTCAGGATTGTGGAACAAAAAGGCCATCGTGCCCACCGTAACGACCCAGCTCACACGGGTCGAGAGCATCGAGCTGGTGCTGCCGCCACACGCCAATCATCACGGAAACACTTTCGGTGGACAAATTATGGCCTGGATGGAGAATGTGGCTACCGTAGCGGCCAG TCGACTGTGTGGCCGCTATCCTTCTCTTGGAGCCGTGGACATGTTTCGATTCCGGGGTCCCTCGAGTGTTGGTGACAGACTGGTGTTCAAGGCGATGGTCAACAATGCCTTTCAGACCAG tgtggAGGTGGGTGTTCGTGTGGAAGCGTATAACTGTGAAGAATGGAATGAAGGGACACCGAGACATATCAACAGCGCCTTTATGATTTATTACCTCCCAGGACCCAACGGTGACAGACCAACAATTCCTGATGTCACTTACACAACTCAC GATGAAGAAAGAAGATTTCTTGGCGCTATTGTCAGAAAGAGAATTCGAATGGCCAG AAAACACATTCTGTACTCAAGAGATGAGGGGCCGATTTCTGTGCCTTGGGACAGAAATAATCAG GTATATTTGGGCTATAACAACGTGGCTGCTCTCACCATATTAGCAGGAAAGCAGGACTGGGAAGCTAATAACATAAACGAAAGG GTTGGAATGTACGTGCATGAGGAAGAAGATTTGCTGTGTATAAGAGTGGAGATGGAGGTCAAGACTTCGGCTTTTCGCGCTTTCTCTCATCTCGCTGACCTGCGATTGAGGCCATGCTGGGACAAAAACTATCT GAGCTGCAAGGAGGTGGAGAAAGCAGATGAGGAGGAAACAGTGTATCACGTTAAATGTGCCACAATCAATGGTGGAAAATGTCGAGATTTTGTGTTCCTGCTGTCTAAAAGACAGCCTTGCAAAGATGG AGACCCATACGTGATAGCGATCCGATCCGTCACCGTGGCAACAGTTCCACCTGAGGAGAACTCCATCCGGAGTGAAGCTAAATGCGCAGGATTCCTCATTAACAGAGTTGGCCATTCAACCTGCAAG GTGTCTTACTACAACCAAGTTACATCAGGAGTGCTTCCCTACATTGAAGGAAATTTAGCAGGTTGGTCCAAATCCATGGAAGACACGGCAATGTCCTGTATTTCATTTCTGGAGAAAGATTTGCTTACTACAGTTTTTTGA
- the zcchc9 gene encoding zinc finger CCHC domain-containing protein 9, whose amino-acid sequence MTRWARANNIHKHKPADATPWKQFKASGNTERPGSSAGGRANTHDRASKAPLHIQKGQGIKKPNKKEHETEDVNGFLEYLKQTGQTLHRGPPGKYDDLREEVAIALKKDERRENRRIKRQGTKTSNMICFNCRKPGHGLADCPEADNDAEMGRGICYRCGSTEHELHKCRAKVDPAMGEFPYAKCFICGQTGHLSKSCPDNPKGMYAAGGCCRVCGSVEHFQKDCPEHQMSTNSITLGRISNRISADHEDIHVRKKKVQPKKDKVVVF is encoded by the exons ATGACAAGGTGGGCCCGTGCTaacaacattcacaaacacaagccGGCAGATGCCACACCGTGGAAACAGTTCAAGGCAAGTGGGAATACAGAACGACCAGGTTCAAGCGCTGGTGGCCGAGCCAATACACATGACAGAGCCTCAAAAGCTCCGCTGCACATCCAGAAGGGACAAGGCATAAAGAAACCCaacaaaaaagaacatgaaACTGAAGATGTGAATGGGTTTCTGGAGTATCTAAAGCAGACGGGTCAGACTCTTCACAGGGGGCCACCTGGAAAGTACGATGACCTGAGGGAAGAAGTGGCGATAGCGTTGAAGAAAGATGAAAGACGAGAAAACAGAAGGATAAAGAGACAGGGCACTAAAACGAGCAATATG ATCTGTTTCAACTGCAGGAAGCCAGGTCACGGGCTTGCCGACTGCCCAGAGGCAGATAATGATGCGGAGATGGGTCGGGGGATTTGTTATCGGTGCGGTTCTACGGAACATGAACTCCACAAATGTCGTGCCAAAGTGGATCCTGCCATGG GTGAATTCCCATATGCcaagtgttttatttgtggTCAGACGGGTCATTTGTCCAAATCCTGTCCTGATAACCCAAAGGGAATGTACGCTGCTG GAGGTTGCTGTCGTGTGTGTGGGTCAGTGGAACACTTTCAGAAAGACTGTCCCGAGCATCAGATGTCAA CCAATTCAATCACCCTCGGACGGATATCCAACAGGATCAGTGCCGACCACGAAGACATCCATGTGCGTAAGAAAAAAGTGCAGCCCAAAAAAGACAAGGTGGTGGTATTCTAA
- the LOC130412011 gene encoding astacin-like metalloendopeptidase, with protein MPRDRNAVSTLWPKVGQNVQVPYEIDVLLVKDRITDITEALAMISGKTCIKFHQRTVETDYMYFSYGEGCASYVGFLGGEQSIVVGQTCRPGNICHEILHALGLYHEHSRLDRDQYITILSENIIPGKEKNFLAKDGNTLGLQYDLESILHYGNNYFSSNGGPTIVSKDSSVTIGQRTRLTALDVQKIRKLYQCAV; from the exons ATGCCT CGTGACAGAAATGCAGTGAGTACGTTGTGGCCAAAAGTGGGTCAGAATGTGCAAGTGCCGTATGAAATCGATGTACTTCTTG TGAAGGACCGGATTACAGATATTACTGAAGCTTTAGCAATGATCAGTGGCAAGACGTGCATTAAATTTCATCAGCGTACTGTTGAAACGGACTACATGTACTTCTCTTACGGTGAAGG GTGTGCGTCTTATGTTGgctttttggggggtgaacagAGTATTGTGGTTGGGCAGACGTGTCGTCCTGGAAACATCTGCCACGAGATCCTTCATGCTCTCGGCCTGTACCACGAGCATTCACGACTCGATCGTGACCAATATATTACTATACTGTCTGAAAACATTATACCTG GGAAGGAAAAAAATTTTCTGGCGAAAGATGGAAACACTCTTGGCCTTCAGTATGACCTGGAATCTATCTTGCATTATGGAAA tAATTATTTCTCAAGCAATGGAGGACCTACAATTGTGTCCAAAGACAGCAGTGTGACGATCGGCCAGAGAACAAGGTTGACTGCGCTGGATGTGCAGAAAATCCGGAAGCTGTATCAATGTG CCGTTTGA
- the LOC130411893 gene encoding alpha-2B adrenergic receptor-like yields the protein MTAIPDISSRSETGIKTCNQSSPHYSPEATAAFATAMMLVILFTIFGNILVIIAVPTCHSLRGPQNLFLVSLAAADILVATLIIPFTLANELMDYWYFTSVWCEIILALDVLFCTSSIIHLCAISLDRYLSVSRPILYGTQRTPRKIKGAILVVWLISALISFPPLIFMNNVIKCKCELNEKRWYILYSSIGSFFAPCLIMILVYIRIYQIGKKHMRCPPGEPRKDGAGAIPQAAVQRGSLDNGKAQGGVNLVNASILAPSSSVQPALRTETVTYQPHLPAVETQQQMKPPKKKRGNNNEDSSSSGSDEEVERRHDANGTTSNVGTLDPGHQTSPILNVIATSKGIQLAFPNNQQTPAGRPNTRKKAMISQEKRFTFVLAVVIGVFVICWFPFFFTYSLTAVCPEACKVPEPLFKFFFWIGYCNSALNPLIYTIFNRDFRKAFKKILCKKCNVFLSLENQSFSIEQ from the coding sequence ATGACTGCAATTCCAGACATTTCGTCTCGGTCAGAGACCGGCATAAAAACATGCAACCAGAGCTCTCCACACTATTCCCCTGAAGCCACCGCTGCGTTTGCCACAGCCATGATGCTCGTAATCCTCTTCACCATCTTTGGAAACATTCTGGTAATCATCGCCGTTCCGACGTGCCATTCTCTGCGAGGGCCGCAGAATCTTTTCCTGGTCTCACTGGCCGCAGCAGACATTCTGGTGGCCACATTAATCATCCCGTTTACCCTAGCTAATGAACTCATGGACTACTGGTACTTCACATCGGTTTGGTGCGAGATCATCTTGGCGCTCGATGTGCTCTTCTGTACCTCCTCCATCATACACCTGTGTGCCATCAGCCTGGACCGATACCTTTCTGTCTCCCGGCCGATCCTGTACGGCACCCAGCGGACTCCTCGCAAGATCAAAGGGGCAATTCTGGTGGTGTGGCTCATCTCTGCTCTCATCTCATTCCCCCCTCTTATCTTCATGAACAATGtcatcaaatgtaaatgtgaactgAATGAAAAGCGGTGGTACATCCTCTACTCCTCCATCGGGTCCTTCTTCGCTCCCTGCCTCATCATGATCCTGGTGTACATTCGCATCTACCAGATTGGCAAGAAGCACATGCGATGTCCTCCAGGAGAGCCcaggaaggatggagcgggtgCCATCCCACAGGCAGCAGTCCAAAGAGGCTCACTAGACAACGGCAAAGCACAGGGAGGTGTCAATCTTGTGAATGCCTCCATTCTGGCTCCCTCGTCCTCCGTTCAGCCTGCTCTCAGAACCGAAACGGTTACATACCAGCCGCATCTACCCGCCGTCGAAACCCAGCAGCAGATGAAACCCCCGAAGAAGAAAAGGGGCAACAACAATGAGGACAGTTCAAGTTCTGGCTCAGATGAAGAGGTTGAGAGGAGACACGATGCCAACGGGACGACCTCCAATGTGGGGACGCTGGATCCCGGCCACCAAACTTCCCCCATCCTGAACGTAATTGCTACATCAAAGGGGATCCAGTTGGCATTTCCAAACAACCAGCAGACACCCGCCGGGAGGCCAAACACAAGGAAAAAAGCCATGATCAGCCAAGAGAAGCGCTTCACCTTTGTTCTGGCGGTTGTTATTGGAGTTTTCGTCATCTGCTGGTTTCCATTTTTTTTCACCTACAGCTTGACGGCCGTTTGTCCGGAGGCCTGTAAAGTGCCCGAACCACTTTTTAAATTCTTCTTCTGGATTGGCTACTGTAACAGCGCGTTGAATCCGCTCATCTATACCATCTTTAACAGGGACTTTCGGAAAGCATTCAAAAAGATTTTGTGCAAaaagtgtaatgtttttttgtctttagaaAATCAATCCTTCTCTATAGAGCAGTGA